The proteins below come from a single Campylobacter concisus genomic window:
- a CDS encoding DoxX family protein: protein MKNIDLGLLFIRLGLGICLFMHGFGKILHGLSGVKGILVNAGLPGFLAYFSYLGEVLAPIMLIIGFYSRVGAILVLGTSITILYSYYGFANLFALNEVNGFKSELIYLYIAISLCILLIGSGKYAVKQD from the coding sequence ATGAAAAACATTGATCTTGGACTTTTATTTATACGTTTAGGACTTGGTATCTGCCTTTTTATGCATGGTTTTGGTAAAATTTTACATGGACTTAGTGGGGTAAAAGGTATACTAGTAAATGCTGGTTTACCTGGATTTTTGGCATATTTTTCTTACCTTGGAGAGGTCTTAGCGCCAATTATGTTAATTATTGGTTTTTATTCAAGGGTAGGCGCTATCCTAGTTTTAGGTACTAGTATTACTATTTTATACTCGTACTATGGATTTGCAAATTTATTTGCATTAAACGAGGTTAATGGATTTAAATCAGAGCTTATTTACCTTTATATTGCTATTTCACTTTGTATTCTTTTGATAGGTAGTGGCAAATATGCTGTCAAACAAGACTAA
- the rpsL gene encoding 30S ribosomal protein S12 produces MPTINQLVRKERKKVTVKSKSPALKECPQRRGVCTRVYTTTPKKPNSALRKVAKVRLTSGFEVISYIGGEGHNLQEHSIVLVRGGRVKDLPGVKYHIVRGALDTAGVAKRTVSRSKYGAKRPKAGAAAATKK; encoded by the coding sequence GTGCCAACCATAAATCAATTGGTCAGAAAAGAACGCAAGAAAGTGACTGTTAAGTCAAAATCTCCAGCGTTAAAAGAGTGCCCTCAAAGAAGAGGAGTTTGCACTAGGGTTTATACTACAACTCCTAAAAAACCAAACTCGGCTTTGAGGAAAGTTGCCAAAGTTAGGCTAACAAGCGGTTTTGAAGTCATCAGCTATATCGGTGGTGAAGGTCACAACCTACAAGAACACAGTATCGTTTTAGTTCGCGGCGGTAGGGTTAAAGACTTACCAGGTGTTAAATATCACATCGTTCGTGGTGCGCTTGATACTGCTGGTGTTGCAAAAAGAACAGTTTCTCGTTCTAAATATGGTGCAAAACGCCCTAAAGCTGGCGCTGCAGCTGCAACAAAAAAGTAA
- the rpsG gene encoding 30S ribosomal protein S7 — protein sequence MRRRKAPVREVLPDPIYGNKIITKFINSLMYDGKKSVATEIMYGAIKAIEKKNAEVKGIDVFNDAIENVKPILEVKSRRVGGATYQVPVEVRPARQQALAIRWLITYARKRSERTMIDKLANELLDAANSKGASFKKKEDTYKMAEANKAFAHYRW from the coding sequence ATGAGAAGAAGAAAAGCCCCTGTAAGGGAAGTCTTACCTGATCCGATTTACGGAAATAAAATAATCACTAAATTTATTAATTCTCTTATGTATGATGGCAAAAAAAGCGTCGCTACTGAGATAATGTATGGTGCTATTAAAGCCATAGAAAAGAAAAATGCTGAGGTTAAAGGCATCGACGTTTTTAATGATGCTATTGAAAATGTAAAACCTATTTTAGAAGTTAAATCACGCCGTGTTGGTGGTGCTACTTATCAAGTACCAGTTGAGGTTCGCCCAGCTCGCCAACAAGCTCTTGCTATCCGCTGGCTTATAACTTACGCCAGAAAAAGAAGCGAAAGAACTATGATAGATAAACTAGCAAATGAGCTCTTAGATGCGGCAAACTCAAAAGGTGCATCTTTCAAGAAGAAGGAAGATACTTACAAGATGGCAGAGGCTAATAAAGCATTTGCTCACTACCGCTGGTAA
- the fusA gene encoding elongation factor G, with protein MAERKTPLHKVRNIGIAAHIDAGKTTTSERILFFTGMSHKIGEVHDGAATMDWMEQEKERGITITSAATTAFWKGYQINLIDTPGHVDFTIEVERSMRVLDGAVSVFCSVGGVQPQSETVWRQANKYHVPRIVFVNKMDRIGANFFRVEEQIRERLKANPIPIQIPIGAEDNFRGVVDLVRMKAYVWNDEKKPTDYVEEEIPAEVKDKAEEYRAKLIEAVSETDDSLMEKFFAGEELSEEEIKKGIKAGCLRMTITPMLCGTAFKNKGIQPLLDAVVDYLPAPDEIAAINGVYEDGAEVTVESTDNGEFAALAFKIMTDPFVGQLTFIRVYRGSLESGSYAYNTVQDCKERIGRLLKMHSNKREEITELFAGEIGAVVGLKNTLTGDTLASEKDKVILERMDFPEPVISVAVEPKTKADQEKMAIALQKLAQEDPSFRVSTDEESGQTIISGMGELHLEIIVDRMLREFKVDAEVGQPQVAYRETIRKTVEQEYKYAKQSGGRGQYGHVFLRIEPLPAASGFEFVNDIKGGVVPKEYIPAVEKGCKEALQSGVLAGYPVEDVKVTLFDGSYHEVDSSEMAFKLAASMGFKEGARKAGAVILEPMMKVEVETPEEYMGDVIGDLNKRRGQVNSMDDRNGVKIIAAYCPLAQMFGYSTDLRSMTQGRATYSMEFDHYEEVPKNVSDEIIKKRNG; from the coding sequence ATGGCAGAGAGAAAAACGCCTTTACATAAGGTAAGAAATATCGGTATTGCGGCTCACATTGATGCTGGAAAGACAACTACTAGCGAGAGAATTTTATTCTTTACTGGTATGAGCCATAAAATAGGTGAAGTTCATGATGGTGCTGCTACCATGGACTGGATGGAACAAGAAAAAGAGCGTGGTATTACTATTACTTCAGCTGCAACTACGGCATTTTGGAAGGGTTATCAAATAAACCTAATCGACACTCCGGGACACGTTGACTTTACTATCGAAGTTGAGCGTTCTATGCGTGTTCTTGACGGTGCTGTTTCAGTATTTTGTTCTGTTGGCGGTGTTCAACCACAATCAGAAACTGTTTGGAGACAAGCAAATAAATATCACGTACCAAGAATCGTTTTTGTTAATAAAATGGATAGAATCGGTGCAAATTTCTTTAGAGTTGAAGAGCAGATCAGGGAAAGACTAAAAGCAAACCCAATTCCTATTCAAATTCCTATAGGCGCCGAGGATAACTTTAGGGGCGTAGTTGACCTTGTAAGAATGAAAGCTTATGTTTGGAATGATGAGAAAAAGCCAACTGACTATGTTGAAGAAGAAATTCCAGCTGAAGTTAAAGATAAAGCAGAGGAATACCGTGCAAAACTAATCGAAGCAGTTTCAGAGACAGATGATAGCTTGATGGAGAAATTTTTTGCTGGTGAAGAGCTAAGTGAAGAAGAGATCAAAAAAGGCATAAAAGCAGGCTGCTTGAGAATGACTATCACGCCTATGCTTTGCGGAACTGCGTTTAAGAACAAAGGTATCCAACCTCTACTTGATGCTGTTGTTGATTATTTACCAGCTCCAGATGAGATCGCAGCAATAAATGGTGTTTATGAAGATGGCGCTGAAGTAACTGTTGAAAGTACAGATAATGGCGAATTTGCCGCTCTTGCGTTTAAGATTATGACTGACCCATTTGTTGGACAGCTAACATTTATCCGTGTTTATAGAGGAAGCCTTGAAAGTGGTAGCTATGCTTACAACACAGTTCAAGACTGCAAAGAGAGAATCGGTCGCTTGCTAAAAATGCACTCAAATAAACGTGAAGAGATTACTGAGCTTTTTGCTGGTGAGATCGGTGCTGTTGTTGGTCTAAAAAATACTCTAACAGGTGATACTCTAGCTAGCGAGAAAGATAAAGTTATCCTTGAAAGAATGGACTTCCCTGAGCCAGTTATTAGTGTTGCAGTTGAACCAAAAACAAAGGCAGACCAGGAAAAAATGGCAATAGCACTTCAAAAACTAGCTCAAGAAGATCCAAGTTTTAGAGTTAGTACAGACGAAGAGAGTGGTCAAACTATTATTAGCGGTATGGGTGAGCTTCACTTGGAGATCATAGTTGATCGTATGCTTCGTGAATTTAAAGTTGATGCTGAAGTTGGTCAACCACAAGTTGCTTACCGCGAAACTATCCGCAAAACAGTTGAGCAAGAGTATAAGTATGCTAAACAATCAGGCGGTCGTGGTCAATATGGTCACGTATTTTTACGTATTGAGCCGCTTCCAGCTGCTAGTGGATTTGAGTTTGTTAACGATATCAAAGGTGGTGTTGTTCCAAAAGAATATATCCCAGCTGTTGAAAAAGGTTGCAAAGAGGCACTTCAAAGCGGTGTTCTTGCTGGTTATCCAGTCGAAGATGTTAAAGTTACCCTTTTTGATGGTAGCTACCATGAAGTTGACTCATCTGAAATGGCATTTAAACTTGCTGCTTCAATGGGCTTTAAGGAAGGTGCTAGAAAAGCAGGTGCTGTTATTCTTGAGCCTATGATGAAGGTTGAAGTTGAAACTCCAGAAGAGTATATGGGTGATGTTATAGGCGACCTTAATAAACGCCGTGGTCAAGTAAATTCAATGGATGATAGAAATGGTGTGAAGATCATTGCAGCTTATTGTCCATTAGCTCAAATGTTTGGCTATTCAACAGATCTTCGCTCAATGACTCAAGGTCGTGCAACTTATTCAATGGAATTTGATCACTATGAAGAAGTTCCTAAAAACGTAAGTGATGAAATCATTAAAAAGAGAAATGGCTAA
- a CDS encoding rhodanese-like domain-containing protein, with the protein MKKILLLGAVCCMLSADVKTVNISPDEIKKYDQIIDIRTPSEWQETGVIAGAKTITFNPNDKSAFLEELSKAVDIKKPIALVCRSGRRSTAAAAAIDSSDLKIINLDGGMSSLIEQGYKTTPYKK; encoded by the coding sequence ATGAAAAAAATTTTACTTTTAGGAGCTGTTTGTTGTATGTTGTCAGCTGATGTTAAAACCGTTAATATAAGCCCAGATGAGATCAAAAAATATGATCAGATTATTGATATTAGAACTCCATCTGAGTGGCAAGAGACTGGCGTTATCGCAGGTGCAAAGACTATAACTTTTAATCCAAATGATAAGAGTGCATTTTTAGAGGAGCTTTCAAAGGCAGTCGATATCAAAAAACCTATTGCTCTTGTTTGCAGAAGTGGCAGAAGAAGCACAGCAGCAGCCGCAGCAATAGATAGCTCAGATCTTAAGATAATAAATTTAGATGGAGGTATGAGCAGTTTGATCGAGCAAGGCTACAAAACTACACCATATAAAAAATAG
- a CDS encoding Dps family protein yields the protein MSKVILQLNVIQADANALYIKFHDLHWNVKGIQFFSVHEYTEKAYEDMSEIFDDAAERALMLGGRPIVKAEELAKVTHIKHEPKEIYTPTEVLEIVLADYKHLLGEFKKLDELAEGDTTTQMYAQDQIAKFEKAIWMLNATLSK from the coding sequence ATGTCAAAAGTTATTTTACAATTAAATGTTATTCAGGCTGATGCAAATGCACTTTATATTAAATTTCACGATCTTCACTGGAATGTAAAAGGTATTCAATTTTTTAGCGTTCATGAATACACAGAAAAAGCTTACGAAGATATGAGTGAGATATTTGACGATGCAGCTGAGAGAGCTCTTATGCTTGGTGGCAGACCTATCGTCAAGGCTGAGGAGCTAGCAAAAGTTACTCATATCAAACACGAGCCAAAAGAAATTTACACTCCAACTGAGGTTTTAGAGATTGTCTTGGCTGATTATAAACACCTTTTGGGTGAGTTTAAAAAGCTTGACGAGCTTGCAGAAGGTGATACAACAACTCAAATGTATGCACAAGATCAAATCGCAAAATTTGAAAAAGCGATCTGGATGCTAAACGCAACACTTAGCAAATAA